The Streptomyces sp. ICC1 DNA window GCACACGAGCGATCCGCGCGGCCGCGGCGACGGCGGCTGGGTGGTCACCGAGGACGGGCTGGCGATGGCCAACCAGGCCGACGCCGCCCACCGGGTCTTCCCGTGCAACGACCACCCCGCCGACAAGGCGTACTTCACCTTCCGCGTCACCGCGCCGGCCGGGCTGACGGCCGTCGCCAACGGGGTGCCGGGCCTGCTCCCGGCCCACCGGGCGGGCACCGCGACCACGTGGACGTACCGGACCCTGCACCCGATGGCCACCGAGCTCGCCCAGGTCTCGGTCGGCGACTCGGCCGTCGTGCACCGCACCGGGCCGCACGGACTGCCGCTGCGCGACGTGGTGCCCGCGGCGGACCGGGAGCGGCTGGAGCCCTGGCTGAAGAAGACCGCCGGGCACGTCGAGTGGATGGAGGCGCGCGTCGGCCGCTACCCCTTCGAGAACTACGGGGTGCTGATCGCGAAGGCCAGGACCGGCTTCGAGCTGGAGACGCAGACGCTGTCGCTCTTCGAGAGCGCGCTCTTCGCCGGCGGCGCCGGGTACCCCGAGTGGTACGTGGAATCCGTGATGGTCCACGAGCTGGCCCACCAGTGGTTCGGCAACAGCGTGTCCCCGCGCGCGTGGTCGGACCTGTGGCTCAACGAGGGCCACGCCACCTGGTACGAGGCCCTGTACGCGGACGGCCTCGGCAAGTACTCCCTGGAGCGGCGGATGCGCGAGGCGTACCAGCGCTCCGACCAGTGGCGTGCGGCGGGCGGGCCCCCCGCCGCACCGAGGCCGGCCCCTCCGGGCGAGAAGATCGGGCTGTTCCGGCCGGCGGTCTACGACGGGGCCGCGCTGATCCTGTACGCCCTGCGCCAGGAGATCGGGGCCGAGGCCTTCGACCGGGTGGAGCGGCGCTGGGTGGGCGAGCACCGGGACGCGGTCGCGGGCACGGCGGACTTCGTACGCCTCGCCTCGCGGGAGGCCGGGCGGGACCTGGGGGCCTTCCTGGAGCCGTGGCTGTACGGGAAGAAGACCCCGGCCATGCCGGGGCACCCCGAGTGGGGCGGCCCGAAAAGCGTGTGACGCGTGCGGAACGGGCATGCCACCATCGACGAGGCCGTTCCACGGGGCCCCCGGTACGGGGGCGCCGCGTCGCGGGGGCACTCCGGGGGAATCTCCGGGGAGTGTCACGCGTTGGACGTGACAGTGTTGTGTCACGCGCGGGAGTAGCTTTGGCCTTGGCTCCGCTTCGCCTGACGCGGACGCATTCGAAAACGACGTAAGGATCCAATGACCTCCTCTTCTTCCCCTTCCCAGGACGCGCGGGACGACGCAGAGACTGCGGCGGACTCGCAGAGCTTCACCGAGAGCCTTCGGGCCGACGCCCTGATGGAAGAGGACGTCGCCTGGAGCCACGAGATCGACGGAGAACGGGACGGCGCCCAGTACGAGCGCTCCGAGCGCGCGGCCCTGCGCCGCGTGGCCGGCCTCTCCACCGAGCTCGAGGACGTCACCGAGGTCGAGTACCGCCAGCTCCGCCTGGAGCGGGTCGTACTCGTGGGCGTGTGGACCTCCGGCACGGCGCAGGACGCGGACAACTCCCTCGCGGAGCTCGCCGCCCTCGCCGAGACGGCGGGCGCGCTCGTGCTCGACGGCGTGATCCAGCGCCGCGACAAGCCCGACCCGGCCACCTTCATCGGGTCCGGCAAGGCGCGAGAGCTGCGCGACATCGTCATGGAGAGCGGCGCCGACACCGTCGTCTGCGACGGCGAGCTCAGCCCCGGCCAGCTCATCGCCCTCGAAGACGTCGTCAAGGTGAAGGTGGTCGACCGGACCGCGCTCATCCTCGACATCTTCGCCCAGCACGCCAAGTCCCGAGAGGGCAAGGCGCAGGTCGCGCTCGCGCAGATGCAGTACATGCTGCCGCGACTGCGCGGCTGGGGTGCCTCGCTGTCCCGGCAGATGGGTGGCGGCGGCGGTGGCGGCATGGCCACCCGCGGCCCCGGTGAGACCAAGATCGAGACCGACCGGCGCCGGATCCGCGAGAAGATGGCGAAGATGCGCCGGGAGATCGCGGAGATGAAGACCGGCCGCGACATCAAGCGGCAGGAACGGCGCCGAAACAAGGTGCCCTCGGTCGCCATCGCCGGATACACCAATGCCGGCAAGTCCTCGCTGCTCAACCGCCTCACGGGCGCGGGCGTACTGGTGGAGAACTCGCTGTTCGCCACCCTCGACCCGACCGTGCGCCGGGCCGAGACGCCGTCCGGCCGGGTCTACACCCTGGCCGACACGGTCGGCTTCGTCCGGCACCTGCCCCACCACCTCGTCGAGGCGTTCC harbors:
- a CDS encoding M1 family metallopeptidase; this encodes MQLTSPRLRAALLAAASLTLVAAVAPPPTALGIGDPLFPELGNPGYDVLSYDLSFAYKDNKTPLDAVTVIDARTLTRLESVNLDFTHGKVASAEVNGEPAQFASIGEDLVLTPARPLPADAPLHIAIRHTSDPRGRGDGGWVVTEDGLAMANQADAAHRVFPCNDHPADKAYFTFRVTAPAGLTAVANGVPGLLPAHRAGTATTWTYRTLHPMATELAQVSVGDSAVVHRTGPHGLPLRDVVPAADRERLEPWLKKTAGHVEWMEARVGRYPFENYGVLIAKARTGFELETQTLSLFESALFAGGAGYPEWYVESVMVHELAHQWFGNSVSPRAWSDLWLNEGHATWYEALYADGLGKYSLERRMREAYQRSDQWRAAGGPPAAPRPAPPGEKIGLFRPAVYDGAALILYALRQEIGAEAFDRVERRWVGEHRDAVAGTADFVRLASREAGRDLGAFLEPWLYGKKTPAMPGHPEWGGPKSV
- the hflX gene encoding GTPase HflX, encoding MTSSSSPSQDARDDAETAADSQSFTESLRADALMEEDVAWSHEIDGERDGAQYERSERAALRRVAGLSTELEDVTEVEYRQLRLERVVLVGVWTSGTAQDADNSLAELAALAETAGALVLDGVIQRRDKPDPATFIGSGKARELRDIVMESGADTVVCDGELSPGQLIALEDVVKVKVVDRTALILDIFAQHAKSREGKAQVALAQMQYMLPRLRGWGASLSRQMGGGGGGGMATRGPGETKIETDRRRIREKMAKMRREIAEMKTGRDIKRQERRRNKVPSVAIAGYTNAGKSSLLNRLTGAGVLVENSLFATLDPTVRRAETPSGRVYTLADTVGFVRHLPHHLVEAFRSTMEEVGDSDLILHIVDGSHPAPEEQLAAVREVIREVGAVKVPEIVVINKADAADPLVLQRLLRIERRSIAVSARTGQGIEELLALIDAELPRPAIEIEAVVPYTRGSLVARAHAEGEVISEEHTAEGTLLKARVHAVLAAEFAPYVLAKH